The Candidatus Palauibacter australiensis genome includes the window GGGCCGCGACCGCCGGCGCCGACTGTTGCAGTTCCCGTCCCGCCGTCGCGATCATGGCCGGGAGGAGGGTGATGAGCGCCGCCCCGAACAGCGAGCCGCGGATCGTCCCCAGTCCTCCCACGATGATCATGGCGAGGTAAAGGACGCTGGTCTCGAGCGTGAAGCGCTCCCACGAGATGATGTTGCGGTAGTACGCGGTGAGGGCGCCGGCGAGCCCCACGAAGAACGACGAGGTCGCGAAGGCCAGGAGCTTGGTCCCGAACACGTTCACGCCGATGACGCTCGCGGCGATGTCCTGGTCGCGGACGGCGACGAAGGAGCGGCCGATGCGGGAGCGGAAGAGGTTCGCGGTGAAGAGCGCCGTGGCGCCGGCCAGGGCGATGCCGAGCCAGTAGAAGCCGAAGTCCGTGTTCAGGCGCTGGCCGAACAGCCGCGGGGCCGGGACGACGACCGCTTCGACGCCTCCGGTGAGCGCGGGCCAGTGCGTGACGACCCATTCGACGATCTCCTGGGCGGCCAGCGTGGAGATCGCCAGGTAGAGCCCCTTGAGCCGCAGCGAGGGGAGGCCGAAGAAGACCCCCACCGCCGCCGTCGCGAAGCAGGCGGCCACGATGCTCACGCCCCAGGGCAGGCCCAGCCTCAGCGTGAGGAGCGCGGAGGTGTACGCCCCGACGGCCATGAAGGCGCCCTGCCCCAGCGAGACCTGCCCGGTGTAGCCGACGAGGATGTTCAGCCCCAGCGCGCCGATCGTGGCGATCGCGATCTGGTTCGCGAGGTTGAGCCAGTAGGGCGACGCGAGGAACGGGAAGACGAGGAGCGCCGCCGCGAACAGGCCGAGCCGGATGCGCTCCGCCGGCACGCGCCGGAGCCCCATGTCCGTTCGATAGTCCGTGTGAAAGACGCCGCTCTCCACGCAGTGCTCCTATACGCGCTCGATGATTTCTTTGCCGAAGAGT containing:
- a CDS encoding branched-chain amino acid ABC transporter permease produces the protein MESGVFHTDYRTDMGLRRVPAERIRLGLFAAALLVFPFLASPYWLNLANQIAIATIGALGLNILVGYTGQVSLGQGAFMAVGAYTSALLTLRLGLPWGVSIVAACFATAAVGVFFGLPSLRLKGLYLAISTLAAQEIVEWVVTHWPALTGGVEAVVVPAPRLFGQRLNTDFGFYWLGIALAGATALFTANLFRSRIGRSFVAVRDQDIAASVIGVNVFGTKLLAFATSSFFVGLAGALTAYYRNIISWERFTLETSVLYLAMIIVGGLGTIRGSLFGAALITLLPAMIATAGRELQQSAPAVAALLPSVQQAAFGLVIILFLVFEPEGLSKLWRNVKDYFYVWPFAYRRGEGR